CACGGGTTCGGGCCGCTGCTCTCGCAACCCGGAAGGTTCCACACGCTGCACGAGTTCCTGCCGGTGTTCGTGCCGTCGCTGACCGCGATGATCGGCTTCTGGGCGACGCTGTCGCTGAACATGCCCGACTTCACGCGCTTCGGACGCAGCCAGCGCGAGCAGGTGGTCGGACAGGCCGTCGCGCTGCCCACGACCATGTTCCTGTTCGCGGCGATGGGCGTGCTCATCACCAGCGCGAGCGCCATCCTGTACGGTGAGCCGATCTGGGATCCGGTCAAACTGGTCGGACGCTTCTCCGATCCGCTGGTCGTCGGCTTCGCGATGTTCTCGGTCGTGATCGCGACGCTGGCCGTGAACATCGCCGCCAACGTCGTCTCGCCCGCCAACGATTTCGCCAACGCGCTGCCGCGCTGGATCTCGTTCAAGACCGGCGGGCTCATCACCGGGCTGCTCGGCATCGCCATGCAGCCGTGGCGGCTGCTGGCCGACCCGAAGGGCTACATCTTCGCCTGGCTCGTCGGCTACTCGGGCGGGCTCGGCTCGATCGCCGGCGTGCTGATCGCCGACTACTGGATCGTGCGGAAGAAGAACCTCAGCCTGACCGATCTCTACCTGCCGAAGGGCGAATACGGCGGCTGGAGCCTGCCGGCGGTGATCTCGACGCTCGCCGGCTGCGCGCTCGCCTGGGGCGGACTCGTGTACGCGCCGCTGCGCCCGCTGTACGACTACGCTTGGTTCGTCGGCTTCCTCGTCGCCGGCGGACTGTACGTGGCGCTGAAGCGCCCCGGAAGGCCGGCGCAGGCGCCGGCCGCGTGAGCCTGAGGGGCGGTGCTCCGGCGCTAACCCGGGTTATTCATGAATTCGAAGTTCGAGGTCGAACTGGCCGTGACGCTCCGGAACTCAGGTCGATCAGCTCCTTGATCCGGTTCTCGGCGTCGCCGCGGGCGCAGTTGACGCGCTCGTGGTTCCGCTGCGGCTTCGCCTTGCGGTTGATGACCACGAAGCGCGGGTAGAGGCGCAGCGCGCGGCCCCCCCGATCAACCGCAGAGTTCACCCGTCCACCGAACCGGGGGAACTCCAGTTCATTGACCTGGGACTTCCACGACCTGCCGGGCCGCACGGCGGTCCATCAGATCCCGAATGACTCTCCTCAGGTCGCTCAGCGTGGGATCACTGCGCACCTCGGCCTCGTCAACCCTTGCGAGCACGCGACGTGCTTCGCTGTCGTGATTCTCGAGCTCGAGTACAAGCGCCTCATGAAGCATCTTCGCGGATCCGCTCCAGCCCAAGCGAACCGCAGCGTCGAACGACTGGCGAGCTTCACCGACGCGTCCGGTCTGACATTGGAGCCGCACGAGGGCGCCCCAAGCGAAGAACGTTGGATCGGGCACACGGCTCATGCGAACGAACAGGCTCTCAGCCTCTGCATACCGACCCATCTGGGCCGCCCTGATCGCGCGCTCGCGGAGTGGAAGCATCTCGGATCGCTGCTTCGTCGTGCGTCCGATCCACTCCGCAATCCCCGGTAGTCCCGGCGACAACCTTCGAGCCCGCAGAAACCACTCATGTGCTCGCTCTGGTTGTCCCGACTCGAGTAGCGCCCGGCCGAGGGTCATGGCATGCACAGTCAGCGGCGCGGTCATTGCCGTACTGCGACTCCAGCCCCGGCCGGAACGTGCCTCGATCTCCGCGGCGTCCTCCAACTGCTGGATCGCCAGATCATAGCGACCCGCGCGAAACGCTCGTTCGCCGATGTCCATCGCAATACCCCAGGACTCGCGCGTTGGTCCCAGGCTTGGAAGGGGCATGGTCGACAGCGCGAGTCCGACCACGCATGCGGGAATCGCACGACGAAGTTGCCGGCGGTCATGTCGCCGCAGCGAATCCACGAGTACCTGGGCGCCCACCGCACCAAGACTCAGTAGAGGTGGAATCAGGTGAAGGCGGTAACGGTCAGTCACGAAGAAGGGGACGAGGACGCTCACCTGGAGCAGCAGCTCGGCGATCAGGAGCCGAACCACTGGCGCCTGGCCGCGAGCCAATGCCCCGACCACCGAGAGACAGACCAGCAGGGGGATGACGAGTTCGCTGGGCAGGCCCACTGGACCGAGCAGCTGTTCATAGGTGTGGAGGTTCTCGATCTGCGGATATTCGTGACGATTGAACAGCATCAGGATCTTCAGACCCGCAAGCCTGAGCGCCCGGACAGGATCTTCCCGGATGGCCGCGAGCGCGACGCTGCCCCAGTATCGCGAACTCTCCTGAGGCGTGAGAGCCCGACCCGTTCTTCGCTGGATCTCTTCGCGCCC
Above is a window of Candidatus Eisenbacteria bacterium DNA encoding:
- a CDS encoding NCS1 family nucleobase:cation symporter-1, whose translation is MQSNQRELPDGRVEIIYEAVIAGSPLYNRDLAPVPIYQRTWTTYNYAALWISMAHCIPTYMLASGLMAQGMNWWQALITILLGNTIVLVPILLNSHPGTKYGIPFPVFARAAYGTAGSNLPALMRAIVACGWFGIQAWIGGEALQTFFVVVVPGWKGLLGPGFAGHTGTEWLSFLLFWGLNVGIIYRGMSVLRVVENWAAPYVLVVTAVLLVWAVKAAHGFGPLLSQPGRFHTLHEFLPVFVPSLTAMIGFWATLSLNMPDFTRFGRSQREQVVGQAVALPTTMFLFAAMGVLITSASAILYGEPIWDPVKLVGRFSDPLVVGFAMFSVVIATLAVNIAANVVSPANDFANALPRWISFKTGGLITGLLGIAMQPWRLLADPKGYIFAWLVGYSGGLGSIAGVLIADYWIVRKKNLSLTDLYLPKGEYGGWSLPAVISTLAGCALAWGGLVYAPLRPLYDYAWFVGFLVAGGLYVALKRPGRPAQAPAA
- a CDS encoding tetratricopeptide repeat protein — translated: MLGGTLAADSQSYWDWATQLLQSSRQTGPFFLAPLYPYALAGVRRVLGDSWLAVVCLQAIGGSLGVALLGDVARKLSSPVIGGVVGLVVACFAPLILHDNLILSESLLFLLGACWVWIATWDAENGRRLGKYVVLGVLTGLLAIGRGTQLVLLLALPFGLSSRASRLAGTALAAVVALLVVAPVTLHNYRACHELIPTTYSAGYNMAVGFGPGATGGFAPPTGTGLTMRTPGAGLVGGAEWDGREEIQRRTGRALTPQESSRYWGSVALAAIREDPVRALRLAGLKILMLFNRHEYPQIENLHTYEQLLGPVGLPSELVIPLLVCLSVVGALARGQAPVVRLLIAELLLQVSVLVPFFVTDRYRLHLIPPLLSLGAVGAQVLVDSLRRHDRRQLRRAIPACVVGLALSTMPLPSLGPTRESWGIAMDIGERAFRAGRYDLAIQQLEDAAEIEARSGRGWSRSTAMTAPLTVHAMTLGRALLESGQPERAHEWFLRARRLSPGLPGIAEWIGRTTKQRSEMLPLRERAIRAAQMGRYAEAESLFVRMSRVPDPTFFAWGALVRLQCQTGRVGEARQSFDAAVRLGWSGSAKMLHEALVLELENHDSEARRVLARVDEAEVRSDPTLSDLRRVIRDLMDRRAARQVVEVPGQ